The DNA region CTCGGCGGCGGTCTTCTCCGCGAGTTCGAGACAGTCGTCGAAGTTGCCGTCGATCTGCAGGATCTTGGCCCCGTGCATGACCGCCTGGGCCATCTTGCCCATCGCGATCTTGCCGCGCGGGACGAGAACCGCGCAGGTCAGGCCCGCTCGGGTGGCGTAGGCGGCGGCGGAGGCCGAGGTGTTGCCGGTGGAGGCGCAGATGACCGCCTCCAGACCGTTGGCCAGCGCGTACGTCATGGCCACGGTCATGCCGCGGTCCTTGAACGAGCCGGTCGGGTTCATGCCCTCGACCTTGAGGTAGACCGTGCAGCCGGTCAGCTCGGACAGGTGCGGGGCGGGCAGCAGCGGCGTGTTGCCCTCGCCGAGGGTGATGATCTTCGCGCCGTCCGGCACGGGGATTCTGTTGGGATAGGCCGCGATGATGCCCGGACGGCCCGGGAGCACACCGATGGTCATTGTTCCTCACCTTCGACCCGCATGACACTGACCACTTCGTGCACGAAGGGCAGTCCAGCGATCTTGTCCACAGTGGAGCGCAGCGCGGAGTCGGCCGCCGAGTGGGTGACGATCACCAGGCTCGCGTCGTCGGCGCGGCCTTCCTGGCGCACCACCGCGATGCTCACCTCGTGCTCGGCGAAATTGGCCGCGACGGCCGCGAGCACGCCCGCGCGGTCGGCGACGTCCAGGCTGATGTGGTACCTGGTCGACGCCTGCGCGATCGGGCGCACCGGCAGGTCGGCGTAGGCCGACTCGCGCGGTCCGCGCCCGCCGACGACCAGGTTGCGGGCAACCGCGACCAGATCGCCAAGCACGGCGCTGGCGGTGGGTGCACCGCCCGCTCCGCGCCCGTAGAACATGAGTTGGCCTGCGGCTTCCGCCTCGACGAACACCGCGTTGAACGCACCGTTGACCCCGGCCAGCGGGTGCGAGCGCGGGATCATCGCCGGGTGCACGCGCACCGCGACGGACTCGCCGTCTGGGCCGTCGACCCGCTCGCAGATGGCCAGCAGCTTGATCGTGCGGCCCAGGGCCCGCGCGGCCGACACGTCAGCCGGTGTCACCGCGGAGATGCCCTCGCGGTAGACGTCGCTCGCGGTGACGCGGGTGTGGAAGGCCAGCGAGGCCAGGATGGCCGCCTTCGACGCCGCGTCGTAGCCGTCGACGTCGGCGGTCGGGTCGGCCTCGGCGTAGCCAAGGCGCGCGGCCTCGTCGAGGGTCTCGGCGTAGCCCGCGCCGGTCTCGTCCATGGCCGAGAGGATGAAGTTGGTGGTGCCGTTGACGATGCCCATGACCCGGGTGATCCGGTCCCCGGCCAGCGACTCGCGCAGTGGCCGCAGCAGCGGGATCGCCCCGGCGACGGCGGCCTCGAAGTAGAGGTCGACACCGGACTCGTCCGCGGCGGCGAACAGCTCGCCCGCGTGGTCGGCCAGCAGCGTCTTGTTGGCGCTGACCACGGACTTGCCCGCCTTGAGCGCTTCGAGCAACCAGGTCCGGGTCGGCTCGATGCCGCCGATCACCTCGACCACGACGTCGACGCCGGGCCGGGTGACCAGCTCGGCGGCGTCGGTGGTGAGCAGCTCGGTGGGCACCCCCGGCCGGGACTTGCCGAGCCTGCGCACGGCCACCCCCGCCAATTCGACCCGGGCGCCGACCCGCGACGCGAGCTCGTCGGCCTGCTCGGTCAGCAGCCGGACGATCTCGGTCCCGACCGTGCCGCAGCCGAGCAACGCGACACGGATGGGCTTGGCGGGATCGCTCACGAGATCTCCAGTCTTAGCAGGTCGTCCACGGTTTCCCGGCGCAGCAGCGGCCGCGCGGCGCCGTCGAGCACGGCCACCACGGCGGGGCGCGGCAGCCGGTTGTAGTTGCTCGCCATGGAGTAGCAGTAGGCGCCGGTCGCGGCGACCGCCAGCAGGTCGCCGGGAGCAAGGTTCTCCGGTAGCCAGCAGTCTCGCACCACAACGTCACCGGACTCACAGTGTTTGCCCACTACGCGAGACAGCACGGCCTCGGTGCCGCGCTCGCCCTCGCCGCTGGAGCGCGAAACCAGCCGCGTGTCGTACACCGCGTCGTAGAGCGCCGTGCGGATGTTGTCGCTCATCCCGCCGTCGACGCTGACATAGCGCCGCTGAGTGCCGTGGCCCAGCGTGACGTCCTTGGTGGTGCCGACCTCGTAGAGCGTCACGGTGCCCGGCCCGGCGATGGCCCGGCCCGGCTCGACGGCGATGCGCGGCACGGCCAGCCCGGCCTGCTCGCACTCCTTGGTGACGATCGTGCGCAGCTGCTCGGCCAGCCACATCGGCGGCGGCGGGTCGTCCTCGGCGGTGTAGGCGATGCCCAGCCCGCCGCCGAGGTCGACGACCGTGAGCGATTCCAGCGCCTCGTCGCCGTGCTCCTTGTGCAAGGCGGCGAGCAGGCCGATCACCCGGTGCGCGGCGACCTCGAAGCCGTCGGCGTCGAAGATCTGCGAGCCGATGTGGCTGTGCAGGCCGATCAGCGACAGCCCACCGGACTTGATCACCCGGCGCGCGGCCTCGGCGGCGGCGCCACCGGCCAGGGAGAAGCCGAACTTCTGGTCCTCGTGCGCGGTGGCGATGAACTCGTGGGTATGCGCCTCGACGCCGACGGTCACCCGGATCAGCACCGGGGCGACCATGTCGCGGTCGCGCGCGAGCTTGTCGAGCCGGGCGATCTCGTGGAACGAGTCGACCACGATCGCGCCGACGCCCACATCGAGCGCGGTGGACAGTTCCTCGACGGACTTGTTGTTGCCGTGCAACGTGATCCGCTCCGGCGGGAAGTCCGCGCGCAGCGCCACGGCGAGTTCGCCACCGCTGGCCACGTCCAGACTCAACCCTTCCTGGGCGACCCAGCGGGCGATCTCGACGGACAGGAACGCCTTGGACGCGTAGTGCACCAGGGTCGGGTCGCCGAAGGCGAGCGCGTGCTCCTGGCAGCGGGCGCGGAAATCGGCTTCGTCCACAATGAACAGTGGGGTGCCGTAGGTCTCGGCGAGGTCGCGCACGTCTACCCCGGCCAGGCGCACGGCGCCGTCGTCGCCTCGGGAGATGTGGCGCGGCCAGACCGCGGGGACGAGTTCGTCGAGCGCGGCGGCGCTGGTGGGCCGCTCGCTGGCGGTGTTGCTCGGCGGCAGGACCTCCGCGTGCCGCGGGCCTGCCGGGTGTGCCCTCATCGGTGCTTACATCCGTTCCGGTGCTTCGATGCCGAGGACGCCGAGCCCGTTGGCGAAGACCTGGCGCGCGGCCGCGCACAGCGCCAGGCGCGCGGTGGTCAGAGGCCCGGCCTCCTCGTCGCCCCTGGGCAGGACCCGGCAGCTCTCGTTGAATCGGTGGTACGTCCCGGCCAGCTCCTCCAGGTAGCGGGCGACCCGGTGGGGTTCGCGCAGCTCCGCGGCGGTGGCCAGGATGCGCGGGAACTCACCGATGGTGCGGATGAGGTCGCCTTCGCGCGGGTGGACGAGCAGACCGAGGTCGGCGTCGTCCGGGCCGGGCGGGGTGAGCCCGAGGTCGGCGGCGTTGCGCAGCAGCGAGCACAGCCGCGCGTGGGCGTACTGGACGTAGTACACCGGGTTGTCACTGGACTTCTTGCTCCACAGGTCCAGATCGATGTCCAAAGTGGAGTCCGCGGACGAGCGGATCATGGCGTAGCGGGCGGCGTCCACACCGACCGCGTCCACCAGGTCCTCCATGGTGATCACGGTGCCCGCGCGCTTGCTCATCCGCACCGGCTTGCCGTCGCTGACGAGGTTCACCATCTGTCCGATGAGGACCTCGACGGTGTTCGGGTCATCCCCGGTCGCGGCGGCGGCGGCCTTGAGGCGGCCGATGTAGCCGTGGTGGTCGGCGCCGAGCATGTAGATGCACAGGTCGAAGCCGCGGGCCCGCTTGTCCTCGAAGTAGGCGATGTCACCGGCGATGTAGGCGGGCTGCCCGTCGCTCTTGATGACCACCCGGTCCTTGTCGTCGCCGTACTCGGTCGAGCGCAGCCACCACGCGCCGTCCTCCTGGTACAGCCCGCCGGAGGACTTGAGCTCCTCGACGGCCTTCTCCACCGCGCCGGACTTGTGCAGCGAGTCCTCGTGGAAGTAAACGTCGAAGTCGACGCCGAACTCGTGCAGGCTCTGCTTGATCTGCGCGAACATCAGCCCGACCCCGATCTTGCGGACCGTCTCGGCCCGCTCGGCCTCTGGCAGGCCCAGCGCGTCGGGCGCCTGCTTGAGCACGTCGGCGGCGATGTCGTTGATGTAGGCACCCGCGTAGCCGTCCTCGGGGGCGGGTTCGCCCTGGGCGGCGGCGATGAGCGACCGGACGAACCGGTCGATCTGCGCGCCCGCGTCGTTGAAGTAGTACTCCCGGGTGATCTGGCCACCTTGGGCGCCGAGGATCCGGCCCAGCGCGTCGCCGACCGCGGCCCAGCGGGTGCCGCCGAGGTGGATCGGGCCGGTCGGGTTGGCCGAGACGAACTCCAGGTTGATCTTCTTGCCCGCGAGCTGCTCGCCGGTGCCGTAGTCGGCGCCCGCGCGGAGCACGCCGCGCACGATCTCGCCCTGGGCGTCGGCGGCCAGCCGCAGGTTGATGAACCCCGGGCCCGCGACCTCGGCAGAGGCGATGCCATCGGACTCGCCGAGTGCCGCGGCGAGCGCGTCGGCCAGCTCACGCGGGGCGAGCCCGACCCGCTTGGCGACCTGCAGGGCGAGGTTGGTGGCGTAGTCGCCGTGCTCCGGGTTGCGCGGTCGCTCGATGGTCACCGCGGCGGGGACGACGGCGGTGTCGAGGCCGCGCGCGTCCAAGATCGTCATGGCGGCGGTGCGGACCAGGTCAGCGAGTGCGTCGGGAGTCACTCGGCAAGTCTAGGTAGTGGGTCGACGCGGTTATTACCCGGTTACACTTCGGCCCATGATCGCGCCAGCGCGCCGCTTGGCGCTCGCCGCCGCCTGTCTGTTACTCACCGCGTGCGGCACCACCGAGACAGGCAAGCCGGTCGCCGCACCCGACGCCGCCGCGAAGCCCACCAAGGCGGCCCCGACGTCGAAGCCCGGGCGCGGATTCGCCCCCAGCGAGGCCGACCGCGACCCGACGAAGAAGATCGACGGCGTGGTCGCCAAGGAGTACGCCGCGGGCCAGCACGTGGCGGCCCCGAAGCGGGTCGCCTACGACCACCTGCCCCCGCTCGGCGGCGCGCACGACCAGATCTGGGCGCCGTGCAACGGCGAGGTCTACGACTCGGCGGTGCGCACCGAGCACCTCGTTCACTCCCTGGAGCACGGCGCGGTCTGGGTGACCTACGACCCGGCCACGGTGCGTGGCGATGACGTCGAGGCGCTGGCCGAACGGGTGGACGGAAAGCCCTATCTGGTGATGTCGCCGTTCCCCGGCCAGAAGAAGCCGGTCTCGGTGCAGTCGTGGGGCCGCCAGCTGCAGGTAGACGCGGTCGACGACGAGCGCATCGACCAGTTCATCGCCGCGACCAGGGCGAACAAGTATCTGGCCCCCGAACCCGGCGCGAGCTGCGATCCGGTCGACGTCCAGCTGTTCGATCCGGCCGCGCCGCCGCCGTTCGACCCGACCCCGGCCGGACCCGACGCCGCGCCCGTCACCGGGGCGCCGACCACGACAGCCGGGGGCTGACGGGGACCGAACACCGGTTCCTTAGACTGGCCTCGCACTAC from Alloactinosynnema sp. L-07 includes:
- a CDS encoding homoserine dehydrogenase yields the protein MSDPAKPIRVALLGCGTVGTEIVRLLTEQADELASRVGARVELAGVAVRRLGKSRPGVPTELLTTDAAELVTRPGVDVVVEVIGGIEPTRTWLLEALKAGKSVVSANKTLLADHAGELFAAADESGVDLYFEAAVAGAIPLLRPLRESLAGDRITRVMGIVNGTTNFILSAMDETGAGYAETLDEAARLGYAEADPTADVDGYDAASKAAILASLAFHTRVTASDVYREGISAVTPADVSAARALGRTIKLLAICERVDGPDGESVAVRVHPAMIPRSHPLAGVNGAFNAVFVEAEAAGQLMFYGRGAGGAPTASAVLGDLVAVARNLVVGGRGPRESAYADLPVRPIAQASTRYHISLDVADRAGVLAAVAANFAEHEVSIAVVRQEGRADDASLVIVTHSAADSALRSTVDKIAGLPFVHEVVSVMRVEGEEQ
- the lysA gene encoding diaminopimelate decarboxylase; the protein is MRAHPAGPRHAEVLPPSNTASERPTSAAALDELVPAVWPRHISRGDDGAVRLAGVDVRDLAETYGTPLFIVDEADFRARCQEHALAFGDPTLVHYASKAFLSVEIARWVAQEGLSLDVASGGELAVALRADFPPERITLHGNNKSVEELSTALDVGVGAIVVDSFHEIARLDKLARDRDMVAPVLIRVTVGVEAHTHEFIATAHEDQKFGFSLAGGAAAEAARRVIKSGGLSLIGLHSHIGSQIFDADGFEVAAHRVIGLLAALHKEHGDEALESLTVVDLGGGLGIAYTAEDDPPPPMWLAEQLRTIVTKECEQAGLAVPRIAVEPGRAIAGPGTVTLYEVGTTKDVTLGHGTQRRYVSVDGGMSDNIRTALYDAVYDTRLVSRSSGEGERGTEAVLSRVVGKHCESGDVVVRDCWLPENLAPGDLLAVAATGAYCYSMASNYNRLPRPAVVAVLDGAARPLLRRETVDDLLRLEIS
- the argS gene encoding arginine--tRNA ligase; amino-acid sequence: MTPDALADLVRTAAMTILDARGLDTAVVPAAVTIERPRNPEHGDYATNLALQVAKRVGLAPRELADALAAALGESDGIASAEVAGPGFINLRLAADAQGEIVRGVLRAGADYGTGEQLAGKKINLEFVSANPTGPIHLGGTRWAAVGDALGRILGAQGGQITREYYFNDAGAQIDRFVRSLIAAAQGEPAPEDGYAGAYINDIAADVLKQAPDALGLPEAERAETVRKIGVGLMFAQIKQSLHEFGVDFDVYFHEDSLHKSGAVEKAVEELKSSGGLYQEDGAWWLRSTEYGDDKDRVVIKSDGQPAYIAGDIAYFEDKRARGFDLCIYMLGADHHGYIGRLKAAAAATGDDPNTVEVLIGQMVNLVSDGKPVRMSKRAGTVITMEDLVDAVGVDAARYAMIRSSADSTLDIDLDLWSKKSSDNPVYYVQYAHARLCSLLRNAADLGLTPPGPDDADLGLLVHPREGDLIRTIGEFPRILATAAELREPHRVARYLEELAGTYHRFNESCRVLPRGDEEAGPLTTARLALCAAARQVFANGLGVLGIEAPERM
- a CDS encoding DUF3105 domain-containing protein, whose protein sequence is MIAPARRLALAAACLLLTACGTTETGKPVAAPDAAAKPTKAAPTSKPGRGFAPSEADRDPTKKIDGVVAKEYAAGQHVAAPKRVAYDHLPPLGGAHDQIWAPCNGEVYDSAVRTEHLVHSLEHGAVWVTYDPATVRGDDVEALAERVDGKPYLVMSPFPGQKKPVSVQSWGRQLQVDAVDDERIDQFIAATRANKYLAPEPGASCDPVDVQLFDPAAPPPFDPTPAGPDAAPVTGAPTTTAGG